A stretch of Mycobacterium sp. ITM-2016-00316 DNA encodes these proteins:
- a CDS encoding amidohydrolase family protein, which yields MEDPLAEHIGAVPLVDHHVHGYWTHTGPRGAFENGLNEANTEPLAAFDSGFDTQLGFAVRAHCAPLLGLPAHADADSYWTARSMVPDAELAQRFLGAAGVTDWLVDTGFGEGISDLPAMAGAGSGRVHEVVRLESLAEDAAAQPGDYAAAFEAMLADRGARAVATKSILAYRGGLRGDLSEPSQRDVREAAQRWRAAGVRRLTDRVLLRFGLHQALRLNKPLQFHIGFGDRDCDLDAANPLHLSSFLREAGDTPIMLLHCYPFEREAGYLAQAFNHVYLDGGLAINHLGARSSAFIARLLEMAPFRKILYSSDGFGPPELHYLGAMLWRRGIHSVLDAFVRSGEWGLADAIRVVDLTAHQNARRVYRLE from the coding sequence GGGGCGCGTTCGAGAACGGCCTCAACGAGGCCAACACCGAGCCGTTGGCCGCCTTCGACTCCGGTTTCGACACCCAACTCGGCTTTGCGGTGCGTGCGCACTGTGCACCGCTGTTGGGCCTGCCTGCCCATGCCGATGCCGACAGCTATTGGACGGCTCGCAGCATGGTTCCGGATGCCGAGCTCGCACAACGCTTTCTGGGTGCCGCCGGGGTCACCGACTGGCTGGTGGACACCGGATTCGGGGAGGGCATCAGTGATCTTCCTGCGATGGCGGGCGCCGGCAGTGGCCGGGTCCATGAAGTGGTCCGACTGGAATCGCTGGCCGAAGACGCTGCCGCGCAACCGGGGGACTATGCGGCCGCGTTCGAGGCGATGCTCGCCGATCGGGGCGCCCGGGCGGTGGCCACCAAATCGATCCTGGCCTATCGGGGCGGCCTGCGCGGAGACCTGTCCGAACCGTCGCAGCGCGACGTCAGGGAGGCGGCGCAGCGATGGCGCGCGGCGGGCGTCCGACGCCTCACGGACCGGGTGCTGCTTCGTTTCGGTCTGCACCAAGCGCTCCGGTTGAACAAGCCGCTGCAATTCCACATCGGCTTCGGGGACAGGGATTGCGATCTGGATGCCGCAAATCCGTTGCACCTGTCGAGCTTTCTGCGTGAGGCCGGTGACACGCCGATCATGCTGCTGCACTGCTATCCGTTCGAACGGGAAGCCGGCTATCTGGCCCAGGCGTTCAACCACGTCTATCTCGACGGCGGCCTGGCGATCAACCACCTCGGCGCAAGGTCGAGCGCATTCATCGCCCGGTTACTGGAGATGGCCCCGTTCCGCAAGATTCTGTACTCCTCGGACGGATTCGGCCCGCCGGAGCTGCATTATCTGGGAGCAATGCTGTGGCGCAGGGGAATTCACTCGGTCCTCGATGCCTTCGTGCGCAGCGGAGAGTGGGGTCTGGCCGATGCCATCCGAGTGGTCGATTTGACGGCACACCAGAACGCCCGACGCGTCTACCGATTGGAGTAG